Sequence from the Pan paniscus chromosome 4, NHGRI_mPanPan1-v2.0_pri, whole genome shotgun sequence genome:
AATGGAATAATAATGAGACTTTAAATAACTAAATTCTTCAGGATTTCTTGAATGCCTACACATACATTATCTACTTCAACTTCATAAAgcctgaatgaaatgaaaataactttAAGATAATGAATCTCAGACACAATGGAGGAAAAGCTCTAGACACTGGCTGAGGAGGACCTAGGACCTCAGCCCATTTGCAGGACACTTTCCTCTTCTATCAGACACCCATGCTCCCCTCCATCTGCAGCCTCCCACACCCAGGGACTAACCATCAGAAAAACACCTAGTATCTCTTCCCTCACTTGCAAATTCCTCACTAAATGCATCTCTTCTTGCCACCTTTTACTTAACTGGCTGCACTTGACTCAGCCCCCTCTGCTCCTACTGTCTTTCCAAGAAAGTCACATCTGATGGGTGTACATTTTTGGGGTTTTGGAAACTGTTGACTGTTGCCACAACAAGGAGGTAAGATGCGCTGGCAAAATCCTTTGGCACCTGCCTTGCTGTGGCTGAGTGGGGCTGGGCTGTGATGGCAAGAGATAGAGGGGCCCTCGTTACGGGTGAAATCTGCATGGGGCTCTTTGCATACTAGGGCACCAGAAGTTTTCTTAGTGTGGCACCCACAGCCCTGAGGGGTATCACTGATGATTAACATCCAAAGAACCTGAGGCCCAAAGCAGAGATAGTAGCTCCAAATCTCTCATTAGATGGAAGACTGAGATtcccatctgattttttttcaaaccaGCCAGAGTATTTGGAACAGAAATGCCTAACTTGCCTGTTAAAAAGTAAGAGAGTGTTGATATTTAAGCTCTGGCTGGAATTTAAGACTCTGGCTTTTTCTTGAAGGCTCCATatatggaaaagaaaagtgaaatcaGATTATGCTTTTTCCTCTTCCCAACAAAGCCAGTATTTCCAAGAGTGAAAGGCTGTCTGTCCAGTACTCAGGCTGCCCGGTGTGGATGGCTCAGTGAGAGAGGGGAGGGTGAGAAGCCATTGGGGCCAAAACTAGGGCTCTCAGTGACTGAGAGGAGTGGACAAGTCTTCAGTCAGCAGAGTTGGATTTGGGATGACAGACCAGGATTTCTGGGGTCAGTGCAAAGGCCAGTGAgagcctcctccttcccttctctgctcAGCCCCTGGGGTCTTCTTCCTCCACAATCAGTACTGGTGAATCTGAACTCTGTTCTCTGCCTATGCTCCACTGAGGGAGACCAGGCCTTTGGGTCCTGGGGGCAGAGTGAGATAGAATTAAGGAATCTGCTCTGGAATCACTGAAAGCGACTTGATGTCTTCACATCACTGCCCCCTGCATCACAGCTCCAAAAGGGACACATTATAGTCCCCAAGAATTGGCTGGAATACTACACAGGTTTGTTAATTCTCTGGCCATGCTCAGGGAATATCCTGTCTCCCAGTCACGCTCAGGTAATCAGAAGTCCAGACATTCTAATAAACAAGCCCTAGACCCTTGTTGAACTTAAATCTCCCTCGCCCCAGCTCAGTCCCACCTTGGAGTGAGAAATCAGCAGTAGGGACAAGAAAAGAGTCAGCTTCTGATCTTTTCTTTCCCCTACCTCCTCTGCTTTGAGTGTCTGATGTTTGGGACCCTTACAAGGTGTCtgtgtgggagtggggagggtggtGAAGGGtagagaggtggggagaggagaggcagTGGTGAAAGTCAGGACAAGTCTCACTTGTGATATGGTTGCAATCTGGCTTTAATGGCCTCTGGGGGGTGGTGAATGTTACTGACTATCCTCTAGTATGAGGGACCATGAGGGACCCTCTCTAATATTCCTTTTGGGATCTTTGAGATAGGCAAAGCCCTAATCCGCAGATTTCCTCTCACCTAATCGGTCTCTGCAACAGGTGGGCCCAGTATCTTTCAACTGAGGTCCTGTTGACTGTGTTCTGCACACTGGGCTCTTCCCTCTAGCCCTTACTGTTGGCCTTTGGTGAAGGCACATCCACATGCCCTTTCTGCCTCCTCAATCTGACAGTTGTCCTGTTCTGACCTGGGCAAGGAGTTAAGGGGGCAAAGTCAATCTCACAATCTCATAGCTGCATAAGTGGTTTTGCAACTTCTTAGTTCTGTAAATCTCCAGAAAGCAGACAGACTATCATCTTACTAGCCTCATAGCCACCTTGTGCTGGGGCATCTCTTCACTTACTTTAAACACCCTGGGGGCTTATGGTCCCCATTTAAAACAAGGAAATGAGATTCTCTGAGAGGTGAAGCAGATAATCAAGGTCACTGCTagtataaacatgcatgtgcaagtgtctttttcatataatcacttcttttcctctgggtagacacccagtagtgggattgctgggtcaaatggcagatctacttttagttctttgaggaatctccatactgttttgcataatggttgtactagtttacattcccaccagcagtataaaagtgttccttttcacCACCTGCATGCcaacatctgtcattttttaatttttaaattatggccattcttacaggagtaaggtggtatctcattgtgtttttaatttgcatttccctgattactagggatgttgagcatgttttttcatatgtttgttgaccatttgtctatcttcttttgagaactgtctattcatgtcctctgccccactttttgatgggattatttgtttttttcttgctgatttgtatgagttccttgcagattctggatattggtcctttgtcagatgcatagtttgcaaagattttcccccactctgtggattgtctgtttactctgctgattatttcttttgctgtgcagaagctttttagtttaattaggtcccatttatttatttttgtttttgttgcatttgctttgggatcttagtcatgaattctttgcctatgTCAATGTCTAGAAgaatttttccaatgttatcttctagaatttttatggtttcaagttAGAttcagtctttgatccatcttgagtttattttattattattattctttttgagacggagtctcgctctgtcaccaggcaggagtgcagtggcgcgatctcggctcactgcaacatttgcctcccagattcaagcaattctcctgtctcagcctcctgagtagctgggactacaggcgcgcaccaccatgcccagctaattttttgtatttttagtagatacagggtttcaccatgttggccaggatggtctcaatctcttgggctcatgacccgcccgcctcagcctcccaaagtgctgcgattacaggcatgagccaccgcacctggccgagtttatttttgtataagatgagagctgaggatccagtttcattattctaCATGAATTATCACATTGATTTTTCCTGCAGCCTTTTCTGATAATGACCAAACAGAGGAAAAGCCTGGGATTTGATCCACATTGTTTTCTGGGCACATGGAGTTCTCTGATGCACCAGCCTCCACATCTGTGCTAAGACCAGGTCTTACTTTGCTATAAGTACCTTTGTTTGGGGATCAAGATAATTGGCATGGAATTAACTATATATAACCTCACATGGGAAATCTATTAATCTGTGTTCTTCATTTTGCATGTTTTACTCATGAAATTAATTCATTGGATTATGACcagcattaaaaaacaaacagatgaaaaacaTTCATAGAATGGAATAGGAGTTATAGGGTGTATTTAAGGCCAATTGTTCTGTAATACCTCACATTCACCTGTGTGAAGGTATTTGTGTGCATATGTACTTGGTTCCTATATGCTCACTTAGTAAATTTAGGAATATGCTCCTTCTAGgatctggttcttttttttttttttgtatggctGCCACTCTGTAATTGAACCTGGTTCCACGACTCCCTTTAGAagggcctcctcctcctcttccaaaAGGACTCCTCTGCCCCTGTCTGGAGGAAGGTATCTGGCAATATATCTGGGCGAGATATTCAAAGAACCGAGCTTGGAGCAATTGTAACCCAGGCTGAATTCTGATGACCTCTTCTAAACTTCCAGGTCAGTGCTCCTGGAGGCTCACCCACACAAACACATAGGCACACTAACAACACCTGGAGGACACACCAACCTCATGCAGAGGAAACCATACCCTCACTGGCCTGGCAGTGACACAGGGGCCTGGGCAGGCATAGCACAGAAGAGTCCTGGTGTAACTGAGATAAAGTATCTCAATtgtacaaataattattttcggCTCGGTTGTCTCTAGCGTGCAGCTGGTGAGCCTTCACCATGGGCCCAGGAGAAGCGGATCATATGAACAAAGCCTGGGGATGGGACAGTTGAGCTGGGGCTGCAGGGGCTAAGGCTGTTTCCCATGGGGCTCAGCACTGGTGGACAGGTAAGCAGACAGGTTTGAAGATGCTGGCTCAGTTCACAGACATGGTCACAGAAAAAGCCTGGAAAACTATAGGGTTTTCTGCTGACCTCCCACACTCACCATGGACAGTCAGTACCCTGCACTGGCCCGTGTCGTACCCAAGCAGAGTGTGCTTGAAAATCGGATGTATATTAGTAGACCCCGTGCTCAGTGGGTACAGTTTAGAAAGGGAAGTTAACTTATCTGTCAATTAGTAAGTTAACAACACACAAAGTATACTGTGTTTtattaagcaaacaaaaatatgttaaaCACCTGCTGGGCACAAGGGGTACAATGGTAAAGAGTCTAATGGAAAGATTTAATGGTTAATGCCAAGACCTGTGTATGTATTAATATGATGCCAATCATTTAATACCTGATGAAGCAACAGTTTCTGGGACTACTTGGGTTAGAAAATGGCCCCGCCACAGGCCCAAGCCCATCCCCCACCCTGCATGTGCTCCTGCTCCACTCCCTTGTGCATCTATCCAGTATAATGTTGTGGGGAAGGGGAGTGCTCGATTCCTCACCTTAACCAGCCTGCCAGCTATCCATGCAGAGACATGCAGGCAAAACTCTGAACGCCAGACCTccccactccattctcctgctaGGCTGCTGAGGGACTCCATTCGAACCTGGTAActaccctgcctccctccctccagatTCCATAGGTTACCTCTTCCTCTTTGCAGACTAACTAAAAGCAACCATATCTAAGTAGCATTTGATGAGAAGAAACTAGTTATTTATGTAAACCAAAATAATTAATGTTACAACGGAGAAACTTTATATAGCAGCCACAGATGAAGCCTGGCATGAGGAAGTCAATGATCAGTTGCTGCTCTCGCCATATGGTAGGTTATAAAATCTTCCCAAGACAAGTGAGGCACCGAGAAATTGAAGACTCATATACATTCCAGAGAACAGCGCCTCTCTCATCCATCTCCTCCATTAGGGCCTTTCTTCATATTTCATAGATAGACAGCTGGAGCCagttctctgcttcctgggccctCTAAAAGGGCCAAAGACTTGGACAAATCCATTGTCCTGGGCACTCAGGAGGCAAGAttctgtgtgtgcatgagtgtacGAACATGTGTCATGTGAGAGAGTGTGTGGGCACTGGGCACACGAAGCATGAGTGAGGGTAGGTGAGTGAACATGTGTCAGCCTACatgagtgtatatatgtgtgcacagtgtgtgagcatgtgtgcatCAAACATAAGTTTGTGTGAACGTGGCACCACGAGtgaatttgtgtgtttgtgtgtggggtaAGTGAACATGTTGCAGCCTGAGTGAGCAAGTGTAGTGTGTGCAACAGGgatgaatgtgtgtatgtattcatGTTTACACATGTCAGCTTAAGTATGTTAGGGTGTGTGAACGTGTGTCAGTGTGAGTATGTGTGGGCCTGTGCACAGAATGCAAGtaagtgtatgtgtgcatgccgAGGGtgagtgagagtgtgtgtgtgtgggggggtaaGTAAACATGGCTGGGCATGGGTGAGTGTGCACACCAGGTGTGAGTGGCTGTGTGCAGTGTTGTGTGTGTTCACAATGAGTGTGTGAAACAGACCTGCCAGGCCAtgctagtgagaggtgacagcgtgctggcagccctcgcagccctcgctgGCTCTCGGAGCCTCCTcagccttggcgcccactctggcggtgcttgaggagcccttcagcccgccgctgcactgtgggagcccctttctgggctggccaaggctggagctggctccctcagcttgtggagaggtgtggagggagaggcacgggcaGCAACTGGGGCTGCGGGCATTGCTTGTGGGCCAGCgcaagttccgggtgggcgtgggctcagcGGGCCCGCACTCAGAGCAGCCGTCCGGCCCCGACGGCCcctggcagtgaggggcttagcacctggtccagcagctgctgtgctggaTTTCTCcccggccttagctgcctccctgcagggcagggcttgggacctgcagcccgccatgcctgagcctctctcccctgccccacTCCGTGGGCTCCTGCACAGCCCGAGCCTCCCCTATGAGCACCACTCCCTGCTCCAAggtgcccagtcccatccacTGCCCAAGGGCTGAAGAATGCAGGCGCATGGCCAGGGACTGCCAGGCAGCTTCACCTGTGGcccggtgcaggatccactgggtgaagccagctgggctcctgagtctggtggggacttggacaacgtttatgtctagctaagggattgtaaatacaccaatcagcactctgtatctagctcaaggtttgtaaacacaccaatcagcaccctgtgtctagctcagggtttgcgaacgcaccaatcgacactctatatctagctaatctagtggggacatggagaacttttgtgtctagctcaggaattataaatgcaccaatcagcaccctgtgtctagctcagggtttgtggatgcaccaatcagcactctgagcctagctaatctggtggggacttggagaatctttatgtctagctaagggattgtgaatgcaccaattggcactctatatctagctcaaggtttgtaaacacaccaatcagcaccctgtgtctagctcaaggtttgcgAATGCACCAATCtatactctgtatctagctaatctagtggggacgtggagaacttttgtgtctagctcagggattgtaaacgcaccaatcagcaccctgtcaaaacggaccaatcagctctctgtaaaacagaccaatcggctctctgtaaaatggaccaatcagcaggatgtgggtgggcgAGATAAGAGAATAAGAGCAgactgcccgagccagcagtagtaacctgcttgggtccccttccacggtgtggaagctttgttcttttgcactttgcaataaatcttaggctgctcattctttgggtccacactgcctttaagagctgtaacactcacggcgAAAGTCTGCAGcatcactcctgaagccagtgaaaCAACGAACCCACCTGGAGAAAGGAACAACTCCAGACTCGCCACctcaagagctgtaacactcacctcgaaggtctgcagcttcactcccgaGCCAGTgaaaccacgaacccaccggaaggaagaaactctgaacacatccaaacgtcagaaggaacaaactccagacacgcagcctttaagaactgtaacactcactgcgagggtccgtggcttccttcttgaagtcagtgagaggaagaacccaccaattccggtaGGAGTAGGGAATCACATCACCTTCTTTTAATCAGTCTCAAATACCTGGCCCCTTGTGGAACCTGCAAGAGCCAGGTTTGGCGAATGCAATGATAAGCAATTGTCTAATCACTGCCTTGAAAAAGAGCAGAGCATTTGAGTATGctgtctcctcctctccctcacttCAGTTGGGCCCAACATGACAGTCTTAATGGAAGCGCGGGCGTCAAAGGCTGGTGGCTTACTTCATGTATATTGCAGCATTTCGGTACTTCTCTGCACGTGTGCTCCCCCGACTGATGAGGTAAGTGTTAAACAGGGATGATCACAGCTTCAAGTAAGCAATGGGAATTGGATGTTTTATGTCCTCTGGCGCCATCTTCAGCAGAGAAATATATAGGTCACTTTTACTTGTCTGGTCTTGAAATATGTACTGAAACTTGTGAAGGAGCAGACCTATATTAGGATAGAGTAAAAGAGGGAAAGACAAAAACCTCTTGGGCTTTTCAGGAGACTTGGTTCATTCTCTGCTTTTCAAGCCGTCTCATGGCCACATGCCTGCTTTGGAGGCTGACTGTTGGAGGCACAACCGGCCTCAGGGCGTTCCTCAGGGACCTTACCTTTCTTGCTCCCTGAAGAAATGTGCACATTGCTTGAATAAAAACAACCAAAGAACACTCAATCAAGATCGTCTTTGCTGCAGTCTTCGTTGAGGGCTGGGGATGCTAAAAGTCAGATGATTCCTGTGTACCCTGTCCATCCTAACTCACCTGCTCTTCTACTTCTGCAGCTTACTCCAGTGCCCACAGATACGACAGAGTTCCCAAGTGCCCCTCACACTCTATTAGCTGCATCCTTAACCTCTTTTTGCCGCACCATAAGcattggggtttttttgtttgttttgagatggagtcttggtctgttgccaggctggggtgcaatggcgtgatctcagctcactgcaatatctgcctccagggttcaagcgattcccctgcctcagcctcttgtattagctgggactacagacacacaccaccacgcccagctaatttttttgtattttagtagagacggtttcacgatgttggccaggatggtcttgatctcctgacctcgtgatctgctcgcctcggccttccaaagtgatgggattacaggcatgagccacggcgcctggccggCATTGGGGTATTTTCTTGAAGATGGAAGCCATGAATGTTGAGAAAGCCTCAGCAGATGGGAACTTGCCAGAGGTGATCTCTAACATCAAGGAGACTCTGAAGATAGTGTCCAGGACACCGGTTAACATCACTACGGCAGGGCACTCTGGCAATGGGATGTCTACCTTCATCAGTGCCCTTCGAAACACAGGACATGAGGGTAAGGCCTCACCTCCTACTGGGCTGGTAAAAGCTACCCAAAGATGTGCCTCCTATTTCTCTTCCCACTTTTCAAATGTGGTGTTGTGGGACCTGCCTGGCACAGGGTCTGCCACCAAAACCCTGGAGAACTACCTGATGGAAATGCAGTTCAACCGGTATGACTTCATCATGGTTGCATCTGCACAATTCAGCATGAATCATGTGATGCTTGCCAAAACCGCTGAGGACATGGGAAAGAAGTTCTACATTGTCTGGACCAAGCTGGACATGGACCTCAGCACAGGTGCCCTCCCAGAAGTGCAGCTACTGCAGATCAGAGAAAATGTCCTGGAAAATCTCCAGAAGGAGCGGGTATGTGAATTCTAATTCCTGTCTTCATTAAACGTTTTCCATCTCCTCCTATTGattccttttctcctttatttcac
This genomic interval carries:
- the IRGM gene encoding immunity-related GTPase family M protein isoform X1, producing MEAMNVEKASADGNLPEVISNIKETLKIVSRTPVNITTAGHSGNGMSTFISALRNTGHEGKASPPTGLVKATQRCASYFSSHFSNVVLWDLPGTGSATKTLENYLMEMQFNRYDFIMVASAQFSMNHVMLAKTAEDMGKKFYIVWTKLDMDLSTGALPEVQLLQIRENVLENLQKERLACHEKYLKSTPENSTRPRNIPSRRKLYVNLLRIFNS
- the IRGM gene encoding immunity-related GTPase family M protein, yielding MEAMNVEKASADGNLPEVISNIKETLKIVSRTPVNITTAGHSGNGMSTFISALRNTGHEGKASPPTGLVKATQRCASYFSSHFSNVVLWDLPGTGSATKTLENYLMEMQFNRYDFIMVASAQFSMNHVMLAKTAEDMGKKFYIVWTKLDMDLSTGALPEVQLLQIRENVLENLQKERVCEF